One Chryseobacterium sp. StRB126 genomic region harbors:
- a CDS encoding alpha/beta hydrolase, which translates to MNLDYLVREPENITSSTPILFMLHGYGSNEQDLFSFRETLPQDWIIISFRAPRDTQFEGYSWYDINFNDPENFIDVPQAKESLNAVLESILKIVNNYGLTESKVHLCGFSQGGILCYALALKYPELFTNIACLSAYAEEKILDGIVKDKKKLEKLRFFVSHGTDDAVIPIDWGRKAAELLYDLNCYFTFREYMSGHGVNQKNYMDLMDFFSK; encoded by the coding sequence ATGAATTTAGATTACTTAGTAAGAGAGCCGGAAAATATTACCTCTTCTACTCCTATACTTTTTATGCTTCACGGCTACGGCAGCAATGAACAGGACCTTTTCAGCTTTAGAGAAACCCTTCCACAAGATTGGATTATCATCAGTTTCAGAGCCCCGAGAGATACTCAGTTTGAAGGATATTCATGGTATGATATTAATTTTAATGATCCAGAAAATTTCATTGATGTTCCTCAGGCTAAGGAATCTTTAAATGCTGTATTGGAAAGTATATTAAAAATAGTAAATAATTACGGTCTTACAGAAAGCAAAGTCCATTTATGCGGATTCAGCCAGGGAGGAATTTTATGTTATGCGTTGGCTCTAAAATATCCTGAGTTATTTACAAATATTGCCTGTTTAAGTGCTTATGCAGAAGAGAAGATCCTAGACGGAATTGTAAAAGATAAAAAGAAACTGGAAAAGCTAAGATTTTTTGTATCCCACGGTACAGATGATGCAGTAATCCCAATTGATTGGGGGAGAAAGGCTGCAGAACTGCTTTATGATCTTAACTGTTATTTTACATTCAGAGAATACATGAGCGGACATGGCGTTAACCAGAAGAATTATATGGATTTAATGGATTTCTTCTCAAAATAA
- a CDS encoding retropepsin-like aspartic protease, protein MKLKLLLLGLLLGIFIHAQNSFRLINTPKAVIPFQLINNLIFIPININGADLTFMVDTGVAETILFSLENKELKLDNVEKIKFSGLGGNLSIDGLKSERNLARIGDVMINNSMSLYVILSEEFNISSHVGIPVNGVIGYHFFKDHPIAIDYISKKITVYENIDVLKRKVRKFDEFPISIEKDKPYLNADVEMTREKKASKLLIDLGNSDAIWLFPTLIKDFVYNRPNIDDFLGRGFNGDIYGKRSRIHNFYLGDFKFEKPLTAMPDEYSIQHVNLVKDRKGSVGGEIMRRFSLIFDYPNNKLYLKKNRNFDDPFHFNMSGLDFRQDGMEWQQDRVKIETQTMGSTVNGTVGNKNEVYRESFQYNFILKPIFAIAGVRKDSPAYEAGLKKDDKVISINGDKTSDMTLEKILEIMKSSEGRTITMIIQRQEEKLTFRFNLEDPIPYQE, encoded by the coding sequence ATGAAACTAAAGCTACTTTTACTGGGTTTATTATTGGGTATTTTTATCCATGCCCAGAACTCTTTCCGGCTCATCAATACACCAAAAGCAGTAATCCCTTTTCAACTTATCAACAATCTGATTTTCATTCCCATCAACATTAATGGTGCAGACCTGACTTTTATGGTGGATACCGGAGTTGCAGAAACCATTCTATTCAGCTTAGAAAATAAAGAGCTTAAACTGGATAATGTTGAAAAAATAAAGTTTTCAGGGCTTGGGGGAAACTTAAGTATTGATGGATTAAAATCGGAGCGTAATTTAGCTAGAATTGGAGATGTAATGATTAATAACTCTATGTCTCTTTATGTAATCCTTAGTGAAGAATTCAATATTTCATCCCACGTAGGAATTCCAGTAAATGGAGTTATCGGTTATCATTTTTTCAAAGATCATCCTATTGCTATTGATTATATTTCTAAAAAAATAACAGTCTACGAAAATATAGATGTATTAAAAAGAAAAGTGAGAAAGTTTGATGAATTTCCGATCAGTATTGAAAAAGATAAACCTTATCTTAACGCTGATGTAGAAATGACCCGTGAAAAGAAAGCATCAAAACTTCTGATTGATCTTGGAAACAGTGATGCAATATGGCTCTTTCCAACTCTTATCAAAGATTTTGTTTATAACAGACCTAATATTGATGATTTTCTTGGCCGTGGATTCAATGGAGATATTTACGGGAAAAGAAGCAGAATTCATAATTTTTATCTTGGTGATTTCAAATTTGAAAAACCTCTTACCGCAATGCCTGATGAATACTCTATTCAGCATGTGAATCTGGTAAAAGACAGAAAAGGCTCTGTAGGCGGTGAAATCATGAGACGGTTTTCTCTCATTTTCGATTATCCTAACAATAAGCTATATTTGAAGAAGAACAGAAACTTTGATGATCCTTTCCACTTTAATATGAGCGGACTGGATTTCAGACAAGATGGAATGGAATGGCAACAGGACAGGGTTAAAATTGAAACTCAAACCATGGGCAGTACTGTAAATGGTACAGTAGGTAACAAGAATGAGGTATATAGAGAGTCTTTTCAGTACAACTTTATCCTCAAACCCATATTTGCGATTGCAGGAGTGAGAAAGGATTCGCCGGCCTATGAAGCAGGTTTAAAAAAGGATGACAAAGTGATCAGCATCAATGGAGATAAGACATCAGACATGACTCTTGAAAAAATCCTTGAAATTATGAAATCCTCCGAAGGACGAACTATCACCATGATTATTCAGAGACAAGAAGAAAAATTAACTTTCCGTTTTAACTTGGAAGACCCGATTCCGTATCAAG
- a CDS encoding response regulator: MENEKINIVIVDDHPIVIEGLKMMLKSQPSFNIPETFISGSEIINFISNNKVDIILLDIALPDANGAELCREIKKISPETSVIMFSNRSERSIIMQCIQNGASGYLLKNTSIEELVISIKGALSGDIVFCDETKQIICRPSQNDFPIPRLTKREKQILHLVAQGKTSNMIAEELFLSPLTVDTHRKNLLQKFQAKNSTELVNQAIEYNLIEK, encoded by the coding sequence ATGGAGAATGAAAAAATAAATATTGTTATCGTAGACGATCACCCTATCGTCATCGAAGGACTGAAAATGATGCTGAAAAGCCAGCCTTCTTTTAATATTCCCGAAACGTTTATTTCCGGTTCGGAGATTATTAACTTTATCAGCAATAACAAGGTTGATATTATTCTTTTAGACATCGCCCTGCCTGATGCCAATGGTGCAGAACTTTGCAGGGAAATTAAAAAGATCTCTCCCGAAACTTCGGTAATTATGTTCAGTAACCGCTCTGAAAGAAGTATCATCATGCAGTGTATTCAAAATGGAGCCAGTGGCTATCTTCTCAAAAATACATCTATTGAAGAATTAGTCATTAGTATCAAAGGAGCATTATCCGGAGACATTGTTTTTTGTGATGAAACCAAGCAGATCATCTGCAGACCTTCTCAAAATGATTTCCCCATTCCCCGACTCACCAAAAGGGAAAAACAGATTTTGCATCTTGTAGCACAGGGCAAAACAAGCAATATGATCGCAGAAGAGCTCTTTTTAAGCCCTCTTACTGTAGATACTCACCGTAAAAATCTTCTTCAGAAATTTCAGGCTAAAAACTCTACCGAACTCGTAAACCAAGCTATAGAGTATAATCTGATTGAAAAATAA